One stretch of Arachis hypogaea cultivar Tifrunner chromosome 20, arahy.Tifrunner.gnm2.J5K5, whole genome shotgun sequence DNA includes these proteins:
- the LOC112783198 gene encoding large ribosomal subunit protein eL13z, which yields MVKHNNVIPNGHFRKHWQNYVKTWFNQPARKTRRRLARQKKAVKIFPRPTAGPLRPVVHGQTLKYNMKVRAGKGFSLEELKAAGIPKKLAPTIGIAVDHRRKNRSLESMQANVQRLKTYKAKLVVFPRRARKVKAGDSTPEELANATQVQGSCLPIVRERPSVELVKVTDEMKAFKAYYKLRLERTNKKHYGARLKKAAEAEKEEKK from the exons ATGGTGAAGCACAACAATGTTATCCCTAACGGACACTTCCGTAAGCATTGGCAAAACTATGTGAAGACCTGGTTCAATCAACCAGCAAGGAAGACCAGAAGACGGTTAG CTCGCCAGAAGAAAGCTGTGAAGATCTTTCCCAGGCCTACCGCTGGACCTCTCAGACCAGTTGTTCATGGGCAGACTTTGAAATACAACATGAAAGTCAGAGCTGGCAAGGGATTTTCTCTTGAAGAACTTAAG GCTGCTGGCATTCCGAAAAAGCTAGCTCCAACCATAGGCATTGCTGTTGATCACCGTCGCAAGAACCGTTCTTTGGAGAGTATGCAGGCTAATGTTCAGCGGCTGAAGACATACAAGGCCAAATTGGTTGTGTTCCCAAGACGTGCACGCAAGGTTAAG GCTGGTGATTCTACCCCTGAGGAACTTGCAAATGCCACCCAAGTCCAGGGTTCATGCTTGCCAATTGTGAGGGAGAGGCCATCAGTAGAGCTTGTTAAGGTTACAGATGAAATGAAGGCATTTAAGGCTTACTACAAGCTTCGTCTTGAACGCACAAACAAAAAGCATTATGGTGCTAGACTGAAGAAGGCTGCTGaggcagaaaaggaagaaaagaagtaa